The window GAGCTTCGTGCTGACAGCTCTTCCTCTGCTCGTCGTGACGATCGCGACGAGCGCCCAGCACGCAAGCCACGTCACTAAGGAGCCTGACCAGAAATCAAAACTCTTTCAGTTGAGGAAGTAACTTCTCAACGAGAGTAATGATCTGTTTCACATGAGGGACATAGGAGAGAACTTCATGTGATGAAAGTTCAACCAAAGGCCCTGATGGGTACTCTGCGTTATTTCTGAGCCTTCGCATGAGGTCGAACTTTCTCAGCACTTCTCCGTGAGGTGGTGCAAACTGGGCCAGCAGCACCTCACTGAGCACAGCATGTGCGCCTTCACCTGTGGGGCGTAGACCCTGAGCCAGTAAGGGTGCCGTCATGGTTTTACGAGCCCCGTCATAAAGCAACTGGAAAGCACCTGTGCCATCTTGGGATGCAAGTGTTGTGGCTGAAGCAACGTGTTTTTGTGCCTGCACGACTAATTCGATGGCGCGCTGAGGTTGAGCATCAACCAGTTGCAGTCTTCCATCGCGAAGGAGTTTCTCGACGGTAACTCGACCTTTGTCTGGCATCTTTTCAACCATGGTGATCTCCTACATCAGAGGAATTTCGATTAGAGGTTGTGACTTTACTGTGGTGATGAAGGGGTCCTCTGCTTTTTTCCACAGCTCAGATGAGCACCGTTGAATGTTGACGTCCATCCTCAACGCAGCAGAGGCTTTCTCGGCGATTGAATCGGCAGCTTCATAGTCGAGGGCGCCAACGAGAAGCACGTCAATATCGGCTGGTGGTTTTCCTTGCCGCCCTGCGCGGCGTGCTGCCCAGGAACCAAAAATATATGCCTCTTCAATTCCGGGTATTCCCTCAATAAGATCCGACAGGACAATCAGCGGTCCGTAGGAATGTTCAACCAGAGCAAGTAGTGGTTGGTAAAGGGGATGCGTGACAGTGGCGTGAACGAGTCTGGATTTTCCTACTCTGCGTTCACTCGTTATTCCTAACAGCGCCAGTCGTTCAATTTCCTTATGCACCGTAGCCACATTGACCTCGGTCAGAGTGGAGATATCAGTGAGGCTGTATTCGGTTTCTGGGTGCAGCAGAATCAGGGTAAGAATTTCCGCTTGCGAGTCTGAACGAAAAAGCGGTGATAGCGCAGGTACTTTTGCTTTCATAAAAACTAAATATATCTTTATTTTATACAAAACAAAATAATGATGTGGATGTCTCTCCATTCATCTGGTGTCGCCCTTCCTGCCGCGCCCGGCGATATGGTGATGACAATTCGAGGGAGTAAGAACATGAACAAGTCACTGTTCTGGATTTATGTGGTTTTGTCGATCGTCGGCCTTGTCACTGCCTGGATCTTCAACGGTCTTGCTGTGATGAATAACCAGGACTACATGAACGCCTGGTTTGGCACTGCAGCGGACTGGGTGCTTTCGGCAGACTTCACCGTCGTGGCAATTGCCGTTGTGGTGTTCATGATCACTGAAGCTCGTCGACTCAAGATGAAGCGCGTTTGGCTCTACATCCTGCTTTCCGGTGTCACCGCAATGGCATTCACCTTCCCGCTGTTTATGGCCATGCGTGAACGTCAGCTGGCAAAGATTTCTTCAACACAGATTGCTGTCTAGGCTGAAGTCATGGCGAACAACAACTCCATCAAGAGCATTGGCTCCACTAACTCCGTGCTGAGTTTGTGGTCGACCAATTCGTTTATGTCGATTGGCTCGAGAGGTTCTGCCTTCTCAATTGGGTCGATCGGGTCCTTCGGCAGCATCTTGTCTGTGGGTTCGTTCCTCAGCGTGCTGAGCATCATGTCGAGCATCGCATTCCTGGGATTGATGGCTTCTCGGAACCGTCGAAAGAAGTAGTTCTCTTCGTTTTTCCTCACCTTTCGGGGGAATAGCCCCTTTCTCAGGTTTTCTCCGGTAGAAATAGGTCATGAGCGTGCGAACTCCTGATCCCAACGGCGGCTGGCTAAGTGATGACGAACTCTCCTCCATCCGCCGCCGACTTCCCCTCCTTTATGTTGAGGCTGTTCCAGTCCGCGTTGACGGTCTCGGCGTTGTCACCGAGGTGGGACTGTTGTTGCGAGCAAACGCCACTGGTGAAATGACCCGCACGATCGTCTCTGGCCGCGTGATGTATGGCGAGACGCTCCGTGAGGCCCTCTTCCGTCACTTGGAGAAGGACCTGGGTCCGATGGCTTTCCCCCTCCTGCCGGCTAACCCCAATCCTTTCCATGTTGCCGAGTATTTCCCCCTGCCCGGCATCTCCCAGTTCACTGATGAGCGTCAGCATGCTGTGTCTTTGGCTTATGTGGTTCCTGTCACGGGAACGTGTGATCCTCGCCAAGATGCGCTCGAAATCACCTGGCTCACTCCTCGTGAAGCAGCCAGCGATGCCGTCTCTGCCGAGATGGAGGGTGGTCGCGGGGCACTTCTCCGGGCAGCCTTAGCCTCCGTGGGTGCGCTGAACTAGCACTAACTGTTAATAGGGGGATAAACCCCCTGTTTGAACTCCTGCCCTAAATTTTCGCCAATAACTGCCCATATACTTGTGAAGACTGTTTATTCTGGCTTGTTTGGCGAAAGGACACCGTGGATAACGATCTTCCCGTTGTGCTTGCCAAGAGGGGTCTAGACCCCGCGCAAGTTGATATCGCGCTGGGTGATATTCACGCTGAAGCATCCCGACTTGAGGCCGAGCGCGCCCAAATCGATAAGCAAATTGACAAACTCACGCGTGAAATCGCTGAAGTTCGCAGCGCCCTTAAGCGGGCCAGTGCCAAGCCATCTTTTTCTGACTTGGGTGCTGCTTTCGAACAGACTCTTCGAGTTGCGGAAGAACAAGCCGGCAAACTGATCTCCGATGCTCAGGTTTCTAGTAGTGAAACTCGACGAGCAGCTGAAGCAGAAGCCTCCGCAATTACCGAATCAGCAGAGAAGCAGGCAGCTACTCTGCTCAAGGATTCTCAGGAGCGCGTTACACGTCTGCTCGCAGAATCTGAGAAGAAGCTTGCGGCCACTCTCAAGGTTGCACAAACCGCATTAGCTCAGGCTGAACCACAGTTCGCCGAAGCTCAAAAGATTGCTTCTTCTATTTCTCGAGAAGGCGAACAGCGCCGCCTGGCCCTGGAGACCGAACTTGCTCGAGAAGTCGAACAGTCACGCGCAGAAATCGCAACCCTTCGCCAGCTCCACGAACGCGACCACCGCCGCATCAGTGATGAGGTTGACGCAGCCCGAGCCAAGGCAGAACGCGAAAGCTCACGTTTGGCTTCAGAGAATGAAGCCTACATTCGCCATTTGCTTGAAAGCTCACAGGTTCAGTTCGATGAGGCAAGCGAGCGTGCTCGCGAGATGGTTGTTGAAGCTCAAACCAACTTTGGTTTGGCGCGCCAGGAAGCCATTGCGATGTTGCGTGAAGCTCGTGAAACTGCTGCACGTATTGTTCGACGTGCACGCGTTCGCGCTGAAACTCTTACGCAGCGTTTGGAAGAGCGCAACGCGATCTTGCTGGCAAACGGTGAGCAACTCGTAGAGGATCTCTCGGCTGAGACGGATGCCGTTCAGGCATTCAACTCTGAACTTCGAGTGATTTCGATGAGCGAGCCTGCAGACAGTACCTCCGATGATTCATTCGACTTCGATGCCCTCGCAGACGAAGACCTTGTTGAGGAATTAACTCCAGAGTCGTTGAACATGAACGATGATTCCGTGTCCCCTGAGAAGTCGGAAGGCTAGGGATAAGACATGGACATCACTCGCAACTTCCGCACAGTTCGCAAGAACGGCTATGACCCCAACGAGGTCAAGCGTGTATTCCGTGACGCCGAATCACGTCTTGAGGAGCTCGCTCAGACCACTCGTTCTGGTCTTGCCACTGTGGACAAGCTTGAACGTGAACTTGCAGACATGCGTGACGCACTGCGTCGCTCTAATGCCAAGCCCACCTTTGCTGACCTCGGTGCTGCCTTCGAACAAACTCTTCGTGTTGCTGAAGAACAGGCTGACAAGCTTGTTGCTGATGCGGAAGCAGATGCCAAGGTTGTTCGTGATTCCGCTCGCGCAACGGCAGAAGCAGTTACTCGTCAAGCTCGCACCGAAGCAGCTGCACTGCTCGTTGAAGCTGAATCCAAGATCGAAGACAAGCGTCTCGAAGTTGAACGTCAGGTTTCAGAACTTAACCTGCGTGCAGAGTCACTGACCCTTCAGGGACAAACCCTCAAGGAAACAGCACAACGCCGCGAAGCAGCACTCGTGGCTGAAGCAGAACGTGATGCCGCTGAAGTTCGCTCACGTCTCCACCAGGAAATCGAAGACGTTAAGACTGAACTCGAAACCCTGCGCCAGATTGCTGAGCGTGAACAGCTTCGTATTGAACGTGAGATCAAACTCGCTTTGGAAGAAGCAGAGCGTGAGCGTCTCACTCGCCACGAAGAAGCCGTCGCTTTTGTACAGTCGCAAACCGATGAAGCATCAGCGTTGCGCAAGGCAGCTTCTGATGAAGTCGACAGCTTGAGCGAACAGGCAGAAGATTTCAAGCTCAAAACTCGTGAAGATGCTGACGCTCTCCTTGATGCTGCTCGTGAGTCTGCAACGAACTTGATTAGCCGTGCTCGTTCACGTGCTGAGACTCTGGCCATTCTCTTCGATGAGCACGCTTCAGAAATGATGGAGAAGGCAGAGCGTCGCCGCGATGCTCTCGAGCGTCAGCGCGAAGCGATGCGCGAATTCTCTCTCGAGCTCAAGGCTCTTGCTTCGGCCGACGCGATGGTGTCGATCGACGAGTCTGAGACTTCGCTCGACTAAGAAGTTCTATTTCCAGGTTGGAGCGAGCTTCTTCAGCTTTGCTCCGCGGATCTGCCAGAACGTCCACATCCCGATGAAGATGAATGGGGTGAGCAGTCCTGCCTTCACCACCAGGCGGTCGCGATAAAGCGTTTGGTGGTTGCCAGTTTCGGAGACTGCCATGCGGTGATCCCAGGACTTCACCACGGAGAGTGGTCCAGAAAGTGGCTTCCCTGAGTCCACCATCATCCGAACGCCACCGGGGCGTTGGGTGAAAGAGATATCGATGGTCTGGCGCCCCAACGGGATGATGCCGAGCAGTCGCATGGACACTTCGTGGGGGCCATCACCGAGCCAGGCCTCGGGGAATCCGTCCTTTTCTTTGGAACTGATCTTCATCAGAGGAGAAGAGACGGCTTTGAATACGGCAGGGTTCGCAATGGCACGCCAGGCAGCGTCAGGCTCGCAATCGAGCGTGAGGCGAAGAAAGACGTTCACGAGGTTCCCTTGGGTGTGACAGGGGGAATTCCCCCTTCTTCACACGCTAGCCGATTTCTCGGTGTTCCCAGGTGATTAAATTCGCGCGATTAAATCCGCGACCACATTCTCCGCAGCTGAGAACTTTTTTGGGCTGACGGAATCGATAGTGGTGGTGTCCCCTGGGACAGGTGCCGAGCCACGGAGCAAGTTCGTTAGCAGCACTGCCGTCATGGGTGCGCTTGCCGTCATAGCCCAGGTCGTAGGCAATCTTTTTCCAGGTGGGGCCGTGCCCGGCACGGGGGCCGGCGATAGCGTGAGCGACTTCGTGCAACAAGATCTGATGCACTTCGTCGTCCTCATACTTTGCAGCCAGATGCCGGGAGACAGAGATGCGTTTGTCGGTGAAATTACACAAACCTGCACGCGTGCGGGCATGGTCAAAGCCAAAGCTCCAGATGGCTGGATCCAAGTGCAAGCGGATGAGGGCATCCGCCCACGTGGTCACACGTTCTAAATCCGCCACGACTTACTTCTTGGAAATCTGGAACAGCGTCTTGTTGGGTGTGGGACTCGGAATTGCGGTGGAGTCAAGAACAATCGGTGCGTTGGCAATGAACTGTTTCATCTCCGCACCTTCCACCGCCTTGGCAGGGTGAGGGCCACCGGCCAGAAGTCTTGGCAACCAGTGTCCGATCGAGTCGTCACTGCTTCCCACCAAGACAACGTTGCCAAAGCGGCGCCCCTTGAGCACTTGCGTCTCAGCCAGGGCAATGACGTTGGGAAGAACGGCCTGCAGGGTTGCTGCCTGACCACGAGCAAAGGCAAGACCTGGACCATCTGCCACATTCACAATGAGCACGCCCTGCGGAGAAAGCAGCTTGGCGGCCTCGGTGTAGAACTCAACCGAGGTGACGTGGGCAGGAGTGCGGGCACCACTAAAGACATCCACGATCACCACGTTGACGTTGCCGTGAAGTCCGGTGGGCAATTTGCCCATGACTTCACGGGCGTCGCCGTAACGGATACGGATGTTGGCATTGCGTTGCAGGGGGAGGTGCTCTCTCACAAAGTCGATGAGGTCTTGCTCGAGTTCAATCACTTGCTGCCGGGAGCCTGGACGAGTTGCCTCGATATAGCGGGGGAGTGTGAGTGCTCCGCCGCCTAAGTGGACAGCAGTGATGGGCTGGCCAGGTTCGCCAACCTGGTCCAGCACATGGCCTATGCGGCGGATGTATTCAAAGAACAATTCACCAGGGTCATCGGCAAAGACGTGAGACTGCGGAGTCCCATCCACTTCAAGGATGAATGCGCCATCTTGAAAGGGGTCAGGTTCGATGGTGGCACGTAGGCCAGAAGATTTGAGCGTGATGGCTGGTTTTTCCGCCATAGCCTCACACCACCTACAAATATCAACTAGACACAGACCCGCACGTCGTTATAGAGTTGTTATTTGCGCTCGAAGTTTTGTCATGCCCTCATATTGCGGTCGGGGTGACAGTTTCTAAGACTCACAGATAACTCTGCGGGTTGCCCCACTTTAGCGGGATTTTCGAGTTCGCAAAACATCCCACACCTACCAAAACCATGATGGTCCGACGGGACCCACGGAGGTTATTTCCTTGGCTGCTGCGCGCAACGCAAAAGACACCAAGTCCATTAAGAACGGCCGTACCGCATCGCGCCTGTCGTTCGCGAAGATCACAGACACGCTGACTGTCCCCGATCTGCTGGCACTTCAAACCGAGAGCTTTGACTGGCTCGTCGGTAACGAGCACTGGCAGAAGCGCGTGGAAGAGGCGAAGAAGGAAGGCCGTCAGGACCTCCCTTCGCGTACTGGTCTAGAAGAGATCTTTGAGGAGATCTCTCCCATCGAGAACCTCGATGAGACCATGCAGCTGTCCTTCACGAACCCTTACCTCGAGCCAGAGAAGTACTCGATCTTCGAGTGCAAGGAGCGTGGCAAGACCTACGCTGCCCCTCTCTACGTCGAGGCAGAGTTCATGAACCACGTCACGGGTGAAATCAAGACCCAGACCGTGTTCATGGGTGACTTCCCTCTCATGACCGAAAAGGGAACCTTCATCATCAACGGCACCGAGCGTGTTGTTGTGTCCCAGCTGGTTCGCTCACCCGGTGTGTACTTCGAGCGTGCACAGGAAAAGACCTCTGACAAGGACGTCTACTCCGCACGCATCATCCCAAGCCGTGGTGCATGGCTCGAGTTCGAAATCGACAAGCGTGACGCTGTTGGTGTTCGTATCGACCGTAAGCGCAAGCAGTCCGTCACCATCTTCCTCAAGGCGCTGGGTATGACCAGCGAAGAGATCGCAACCGAGTTCGCTGGTTACGACTCCATCCTGCAGACCCTGGAAAAGGACACCATCCTCACCAAGGAAGACGCACTGCGCGACATCTACCGCAAGCTCCGTCCAGGAGAGCAGGTTGCGGCTGAAGCTGCACGTGCACTTCTCGACAACTTCTTCTTCAGCCACAAGCGTTACGACCTGGCGAAGGTTGGTCGTTACAAGATCAACCGCAAGCTCGGTCTTGAAGCTCCGCTGACTGACTCCGTACTTTCTGTTGCAGACATCATCGCAACCATTAAGTACTTGGTCGCACTGCACAACGACGAGAAGACCTTCTCTGGTCTTCGTGACGGCAAGAAGGTTGACATCCGTCTCGACGTAGACGACATCGACCACTTCGGTAACCGTCGTATCCGTGCCGTTGGTGAACTCATCCAGAACCAGGTTCGTACCGGTCTGTCCCGTATGGAGCGCGTCGTTCGCGAGCGCATGACCACTCAGGACATTGAGGCAATTACCCCTCAGACCCTGATCAACGTACGTCCCGTTGTGGCAGCAATCAAGGAGTTCTTCGGTACTTCTCAGCTGTCACAGTTCATGGACCAGAACAACCCTCTCGCCGGTCTGACCCACAAGCGTCGTCTTTCGGCGCTGGGCCCCGGTGGTCTCTCGCGTGAGCGTGCAGGTGTTGAGGTTCGTGACGTTCACTCGTCCCACTACGGACGTATGTGCCCCATTGAAACTCCTGAAGGTCCCAACATTGGTCTGATTGGTTCGCTCGCCTCGTTCGCGCGTATCAATGCCTTTGGTTTCATTGAGACCCCTTACCGCCGCGTCGTCAAGGGCAAGGTAACCGAGAACATCGATTACCTCACCGCTTCGGAAGAAGATGACTTCGTTGTTGCACAGGCCAACGCACCTCTTACCAAGGACAGCCACTTCGCTGAAGAGCGCGTGCTCGTCCGTCGTAAGGGTGGCGAGGTTGAACTCGTTCCTGCCGCTGAGGTGGACTACATGGACGTTTCGCCCCGCCAGATGGTTTCTGTTGGTACGTCGCTGATTCCATTCCTCGAGCACGACGATGCTAACCGCGCACTCATGGGTGCCAACATGCAGCGTCAGGCTGTGCCACTGCTGCGCAGCGAAAGCCCACTGGTTGGTACCGGTATGGAAAACTTCGCCGCTATCGATGCTGGTGACGTTATCCTCACCAACAAGGCCGGTGTCGTTTCTGAGGTGTCGGCTGATGTCGTCACCGTTCAGCTCGATGAGGGTGGAACCGAGGATTACTTCCTCCGTAAGTTCGACCGCTCGAACCAGGGCACCAGCTACAACCACCGCGTCATCGTGACCGCTGGTGAGCGTGTAGAGGTTGGTCAGGTCATCGCTGATGGTCCTGCCACCGAGAACGGTGAACTGGCTCTGGGTAAGAACCTGCTCGTGGCATTCATGCCCTGGGAAGGTCACAACTTCGAGGACGCGATCATCCTGTCGCAGCGTCTCGTGCAGGACGACGTCCTTTCATCGATTCACATCGAGGAATATGACGTTGATGCACGTGACACCAAGCTGGGTAAGGAAGAGATCACTCGCGACCTCCCCAACGTGTCCCCTGAACTCATCGCTAACCTCGATGAGCGCGGCATCATCCGTATCGGTGCAGAGGTTCGCCCCGGCGACATCCTCGTCGGTAAGGTCACTCCTAAGGGTGAGACCGAGCTTTCCGCCGAAGAGCGACTGCTGCGCGCCATCTTCAACGAGAAGAGCCGCGAAGTTCGCGACACCTCGCTGAAGGTTCCTCACGGTGAGTCCGGAACCATCATTGGTGTGAAGGTCTTCGACGCAGTGAACGACGAAGACGAGCTCGGCTCGGGCGTCAACCAGCGCGTTGTTGTCTACATCGCCCAGAAGCGCAAGATCACCGAAGGTGACAAGCTCGCTGGTCGTCACGGAAACAAGGGTGTTATCGCCAAGATTCTCCCTGTTGAAGACATGCCATTCCTCGAAGACGGTACCCCCGTTGACGTGGTTCTCAACCCGCTCGGTATCCCCGGTCGCATGAACTTCGGTCAGGTCCTCGAGACCCACCTGGGTTGGATTGCGAAGCAGGGTTGGAAGGTAGATGGTTCACCTGAGTGGGCTGCCAACCTTCCTGCAGAAGCATTCGAGGCTGCCCCTGGCACCAAGGTTGCTACCCCTGTATTCGACGGTGCTCTCGAGGAAGAAATCGCGGGTCTGCTTGACTCCACGACTCCTACTCGTGACGGCGACCGCCTCATCGGTTCTTCCGGTAAGGCACGTCTGTTCGACGGTCGTTCCGGCGAGCCATTCCCCGAGCCCATCTCGGTTGGTTACATGTACATCCTGAAGCTGCACCACCTTGTCGATGACAAGATTCACGCACGTTCAACGGGTCCTTACTCGATGATCACGCAGCAGCCTCTTGGTGGTAAGGCACAGTTCGGTGGACAGCGATTCGGTGAGATGGAGGTGTGGGCACTGGAAGCTTATGGTGCCGCTTACGCACTCCAGGAACTCCTCACCATCAAGTCCGACGACATCGTGGGCCGTGTCAAGGTTTACGAAGCCATCGTCAAGGGCGAGAACATCCAGGAGCCCGGTATCCCCGAGTCGTTCCGCGTTCTCATGAAGGAAATGCAGTCCCTCGGTCTCAACGTTGAGGTTCTCAACGAAGCTGGCGATGTCGTCAGCCTCCGCGACTCCGACGATGAGGCATACCGCGCCGCTGAAGAGCTCGGTATCAACATCTCCACTCGTTTCGAGTCTTCGTCAATCGACGAGATCTAAACCGAGTCAGACACTTAAGAATCTAAGGAAAGAGTTAAATTGCTCGACGCAACCGCTTTTGACAAGCTTCGTATCGGTCTGGCCACTGCTGACGACATCCGTCGTTGGTCGTTCGGTGAGGTCAAGAAGCCCGAAACCATCAACTACCGCACCCTCAAGCCTGAGAAGGACGGCCTCTTTGGTGAGCAGATCTTCGGACCTTCTCGCGACTGGGAATGCTCCTGTGGCAAGTACAAGCGTGTCCGCTTCAAGGGCATCGTTTGTGAGCGCTGTGGCGTAGAGGTCACCAAGTCGTCCGTGCGCCGTGAGCGCATGGGTCACATTGAGCTGGCCGCTCCCGTTACCCACATCTGGTACTTCAAGGGCGTTCCTAGCCGCTTGGGTTACCTGCTGGACATGGCTCCCAAGGACCTCGAGAAGGTCATCTACTTCGCTGCCTACATGGTCATCGACGTAGACGAAGAGGGTCGTCACGCTGACATGCCTGGTCTGGAGAACGAGCTTCGCCTCGAGCTCAAGACCCTGGGTGACCAGCGCGACTCTCGCATTGCTGACCGCATGCAGCGTCTCGAGAACGACCTTGCAGCTCTCGAAGCTGAAGGCGCTAAGGCAGACCAGAAGCGTCGTGCGAAGGACGTAGCTGAGAAGGAAATGTCTCAGATTCGTAAGTCCATCGACGAAGAAATCGCTCGCCTCGAGCGCGTCTGGGATGACTTCCGCAACCTCAAGGTTGGCGACCTCAAGCCTGAAGACGCTGTCTTCAACGAGCTGGTAGACCGCTATGGCCTGTACTTCGACGCTTTCATGGGTGCTGAAGCAATCAAGAAGCGTCTGGAAACCTTCGACCTCGCAGGTGAAGCTGAATCGCTTCGTCTCGAGATCACCGAGGGCAAGGGTGCGAAGAAGATTCGTGCCATCAAGCGCCTCAAGGTTGTTTCCTCCTTCCTCAACACCGGCACCTCGCCTGCAGCGATGGTTCTCGATGTTGTTCCCGTTATCCCACCAGAGCTTCGCCCCATGGTTCAGCTCGACGGTGGACGCTTTGCGACCTCTGACCTCAACGACCTTTACCGTCGTGTGATCAACCGCAACAACCGTCTCCGTCGCCTCCTTGACCTCGGTGCTCCCGAGATCATCGTGAACAACGAGAAGCGCATGCTTCAGGAAGCTGTTGACGCACTGTTCGACAACGGTCGTCGTGGTCGCCCCGTTACCGGTACCGGTAACCGTGCGCTCAAGTCGCTGTCCGACATGCTCAAGGGTAAGCAGGGTCGTTTCCGTCAGAACCTGCTCGGTAAGCGCGTGGACTACTCCGGTCGTTCCGTCATCATCGTGGGTCCTCAGCTCAAGCTGCACCAGTGTGGTCTGCCTAAGCAGATGGCACTCGAGCTGTTCAAGCCATTCGTTATCAAGCGTCTGATCGACCTGAGCCACGCTCAGAACATCAAGAGCGCGAAGCGCATGGTTGAGCGTAGCCGTCCCCAGGTGTGGGATGTTCTCGAAGAGATCATCCGCGAGCGTCCAGTTCTGCTGAACCGCGCACCAACTCTTCACCGCCTCGGTATTCAGGCATTCGAACCTCAGCTCATTGAAGGTAAGGCTATTCAGCTTCACCCTCTCGTATGTGCTGCGTTCAACGCTGACTTCGACGGTGACCAGATGGCTGTTCACCTTCCGCTCTCGGTTGAGGCTCAGGCCGAAGCTCGCATCCTGATGCTTGCTTCGAACAACATCCTCAAGCCTTCGGATGGTCGCCCCGTGACCCTGCCTACGCAGGACATGATCATTGGTCTGCACCACCTCACCACCGTGAAGGAAGGTGCTACCGGTGAAGGTCGCGCATTCTCTTCCGTTTCTGAGGCAATCCTCGCTCACGACCAGCACACGCTGGACCTCAACGCCATGGCACGCATTCGTCTCAACGATGTTGTCTTCGCTGAGGGTGAAGCACCTGAGGGTTACACCGGTGGACCAGTTCTCGTCACCACCACTCTGGGTCAGGCACTGTTCAACGAGGCTCTGCCCGCTGACTACCCCTACATCCAGAAGGTTGCTGACAAGGGCACCATCTCCGGCATCGTCAACGACCTTGCTGAGCGTTACCCCAAGACTGTGGTTGCTGCCACCCTTGACAACATCAAGGATGCAGGTTTCCACTGGGCTACTCGCTCGGGTGTGACCGTTGCACTCTCCGACGTTCTGACTCCTCCAAACAAGCGCGAAATCGTTGCTGGTTACGAGAAGTTGGCTGCGAAGGTTCAGTCTGAGTTCGAGAAGGGCATGATCACTGACAACGAACGTCGTCAGGAACTGATCAAGATCTGGACCGACGCCACTGCTGAAGTTGCTGAAGCTATGCAGAAGAACTTCCCTGCAAACAACACCATTAACCGCATGGTCACCTCTGGTGCTCGTGGTAACTGGCTGCAGGTCCGCAACATTGCGGGTATGCGTGGTCTGGTGAACAACCCGAAGGGTGAAATTATCCCTCGTCCGATCATCTCGTCGTACCGTGAAGGTCTCTCCGTTGTGGAGTACTTCATCGCGACCCACGGTGCTCGTAAGGGTCTGGCTGACACCGCTCTGCGTACTGCAGACTCCGGTTACCTCACTCGTCGTCTCGTCGACGTATCGCAGGATGTCATCATCCGCGAAGAGGACTGTGGCACCACTAAGGGTCTCGACCTGCCTATCGCTGCAGCTAACGCAGCAGGTGAGCTCGTCCGTGACGCCAACGTGGAGAACTCCATCTACGCACGTAGCCTCGCTGCTGACGCAGTCGACGCTAAGGGCAACGTCATCGCCAAG of the Aurantimicrobium photophilum genome contains:
- the rpoB gene encoding DNA-directed RNA polymerase subunit beta, producing the protein MAAARNAKDTKSIKNGRTASRLSFAKITDTLTVPDLLALQTESFDWLVGNEHWQKRVEEAKKEGRQDLPSRTGLEEIFEEISPIENLDETMQLSFTNPYLEPEKYSIFECKERGKTYAAPLYVEAEFMNHVTGEIKTQTVFMGDFPLMTEKGTFIINGTERVVVSQLVRSPGVYFERAQEKTSDKDVYSARIIPSRGAWLEFEIDKRDAVGVRIDRKRKQSVTIFLKALGMTSEEIATEFAGYDSILQTLEKDTILTKEDALRDIYRKLRPGEQVAAEAARALLDNFFFSHKRYDLAKVGRYKINRKLGLEAPLTDSVLSVADIIATIKYLVALHNDEKTFSGLRDGKKVDIRLDVDDIDHFGNRRIRAVGELIQNQVRTGLSRMERVVRERMTTQDIEAITPQTLINVRPVVAAIKEFFGTSQLSQFMDQNNPLAGLTHKRRLSALGPGGLSRERAGVEVRDVHSSHYGRMCPIETPEGPNIGLIGSLASFARINAFGFIETPYRRVVKGKVTENIDYLTASEEDDFVVAQANAPLTKDSHFAEERVLVRRKGGEVELVPAAEVDYMDVSPRQMVSVGTSLIPFLEHDDANRALMGANMQRQAVPLLRSESPLVGTGMENFAAIDAGDVILTNKAGVVSEVSADVVTVQLDEGGTEDYFLRKFDRSNQGTSYNHRVIVTAGERVEVGQVIADGPATENGELALGKNLLVAFMPWEGHNFEDAIILSQRLVQDDVLSSIHIEEYDVDARDTKLGKEEITRDLPNVSPELIANLDERGIIRIGAEVRPGDILVGKVTPKGETELSAEERLLRAIFNEKSREVRDTSLKVPHGESGTIIGVKVFDAVNDEDELGSGVNQRVVVYIAQKRKITEGDKLAGRHGNKGVIAKILPVEDMPFLEDGTPVDVVLNPLGIPGRMNFGQVLETHLGWIAKQGWKVDGSPEWAANLPAEAFEAAPGTKVATPVFDGALEEEIAGLLDSTTPTRDGDRLIGSSGKARLFDGRSGEPFPEPISVGYMYILKLHHLVDDKIHARSTGPYSMITQQPLGGKAQFGGQRFGEMEVWALEAYGAAYALQELLTIKSDDIVGRVKVYEAIVKGENIQEPGIPESFRVLMKEMQSLGLNVEVLNEAGDVVSLRDSDDEAYRAAEELGINISTRFESSSIDEI
- a CDS encoding DUF2834 domain-containing protein: MNKSLFWIYVVLSIVGLVTAWIFNGLAVMNNQDYMNAWFGTAADWVLSADFTVVAIAVVVFMITEARRLKMKRVWLYILLSGVTAMAFTFPLFMAMRERQLAKISSTQIAV
- a CDS encoding ArsR family transcriptional regulator, with the protein product MKAKVPALSPLFRSDSQAEILTLILLHPETEYSLTDISTLTEVNVATVHKEIERLALLGITSERRVGKSRLVHATVTHPLYQPLLALVEHSYGPLIVLSDLIEGIPGIEEAYIFGSWAARRAGRQGKPPADIDVLLVGALDYEAADSIAEKASAALRMDVNIQRCSSELWKKAEDPFITTVKSQPLIEIPLM
- a CDS encoding SprT-like domain-containing protein codes for the protein MADLERVTTWADALIRLHLDPAIWSFGFDHARTRAGLCNFTDKRISVSRHLAAKYEDDEVHQILLHEVAHAIAGPRAGHGPTWKKIAYDLGYDGKRTHDGSAANELAPWLGTCPRGHHHYRFRQPKKVLSCGECGRGFNRANLITWEHREIG
- a CDS encoding NUDIX hydrolase family protein, which gives rise to MSVRTPDPNGGWLSDDELSSIRRRLPLLYVEAVPVRVDGLGVVTEVGLLLRANATGEMTRTIVSGRVMYGETLREALFRHLEKDLGPMAFPLLPANPNPFHVAEYFPLPGISQFTDERQHAVSLAYVVPVTGTCDPRQDALEITWLTPREAASDAVSAEMEGGRGALLRAALASVGALN
- a CDS encoding spermidine synthase; the encoded protein is MAEKPAITLKSSGLRATIEPDPFQDGAFILEVDGTPQSHVFADDPGELFFEYIRRIGHVLDQVGEPGQPITAVHLGGGALTLPRYIEATRPGSRQQVIELEQDLIDFVREHLPLQRNANIRIRYGDAREVMGKLPTGLHGNVNVVIVDVFSGARTPAHVTSVEFYTEAAKLLSPQGVLIVNVADGPGLAFARGQAATLQAVLPNVIALAETQVLKGRRFGNVVLVGSSDDSIGHWLPRLLAGGPHPAKAVEGAEMKQFIANAPIVLDSTAIPSPTPNKTLFQISKK